Genomic DNA from Burkholderia plantarii:
CACCGACGCGGGCCGGCGCTTCTACGAGCGCTGCGCCGCGATCCTCGCCGATCTCGACCATGCCGAGGCCGAGGCGCGCGACGCGCTGCTCGAACCGCGCGGCCTGCTGCGCGTGCACAGCGTGCCGGGACTCGGGCGCGGGCTCGTCACGCGCGCCGTGCTCGCCTACCGCGCCGCGTTCCCGCAGGTCAGCGTCGACCTGCGCCTGTCGCAGCGCATGCCGAACCTGCTCGAGGACCAGCTCGACGTGTCGATCGTGATCGCCCGTGCGCTGCCCGATTCGGCCTACGTCGGCCAGCGCCTCGGCAGCAGCCATTGCGTGCTGGCGGCCTCGCCCGCCTATCTGGCCGCGCATCCGGCGCCGGCGCGGCCCGAGGATCTGGCCGATCACCGCTGCGTGCTGCTGGCCACGGTCGATTACGCGCCCGACGTCTGGCAGCTGCACGGCCCGCACGGCGAGGCGACGTTCCGGCCCGCCGGCCCGCATCTCGCCGTCAACG
This window encodes:
- a CDS encoding LysR family transcriptional regulator, producing the protein MDKFHNMSVFAKVVEMGSFTAVANHLDSTVGNISRAVSTLEETLDTRLLHRSTRRLTVTDAGRRFYERCAAILADLDHAEAEARDALLEPRGLLRVHSVPGLGRGLVTRAVLAYRAAFPQVSVDLRLSQRMPNLLEDQLDVSIVIARALPDSAYVGQRLGSSHCVLAASPAYLAAHPAPARPEDLADHRCVLLATVDYAPDVWQLHGPHGEATFRPAGPHLAVNDMEAMATALREGAGIGLIAGFAALDELRAGRLVRVLPGFHTHQRNVYAVYSSRQFVDARIKRFVELARTELGEALDACARELGIAADEAVAGR